A DNA window from Betaproteobacteria bacterium contains the following coding sequences:
- a CDS encoding DEAD/DEAH box helicase: MKSPSLTRRDIERNLPEQFVTRGEEYVREGRVERVRAGSGPGRFEAFVAGTEGEPYKVEVQVFPGNGGARIYGKCTCPVGVNCKHVAATLLTVLDKPPPRIATDPTVNLIAPLQRSMERAPRAREAGNGELSQPWVTWLNKPPRSSRRPPTGQGEASGAPAPVATVLDLTAPYQRAGVRVKLMTARLRKDGTYGAPAAWHNARNAINSPPSFVGPDDQRILKMLLIEGNAAFDSEVVIRGGGAERLLPALLATGRCHLGSADAPPLAPGEPLPARVRWVHDEDGSQRIVWECELPLAAVLPLSPPWYVDETLERCGLLEAQWAPEIAWMLSTMPDVPAEEVGVVRAALENRFPGLGIPMPDVLREEDVRGIVPRPCLRLVTLQAVGRGYRAINEFLSLACLRFDYDGVRVGAHDPGIVRQFQGGILRRIRRDGAAEKNFHVELRRMGLVPAADLGHALPEEFDADYVFPHSDDWVPFVCERVPELRDDGWVIEFDESFAYQPVEIEEWHAEVSESGRDWFDLSLGVDVEGRRMDLLPILVTMLRERPDLFDKTRDADAPEHLAIRLQDGRLLPVPVARVRPIMAILDELLDAAPSGKVRLQRLDAARLNSLEQASELRWRGGEALRSFGQRLSHFDGVVPVSPPQGLKAELRPYQADGLAWLQFLREYEVAGVLADDMGLGKTVQALAHVLVEKEAGRLDRPALIVAPTSVVPNWRAEAARFAPGLRVHVSHGLKRKEVLDRLGQYDLVITTYPLLPRDKAVLMEQEFHLVILDEAQQIKNAQTQAAAVVRSLQARHRLCLTGTPLENHLGELWSLFNFLMPGFLGDATSFRRNYRTPIEKHDDLQRRAGLERRLRPFLLRRTKEQVASELPPKTEIVRPVELGSRQRELYETVRAAMDERVRREIASRGLAQSQIVLLDALLKLRQVCCDPRLVKLDAARKIEESAKLDLLLEMLDELLAEGRRVLLFSQFTEMLGLIEAELRARGIEHVKLTGDTQDRARPVQLFQEGKVPLFLISLKAGGSGLNLTAADTVIHYDPWWNPAVERQATDRAHRIGQENPVFVYKLIVAGSVEEKIARMQADKAALAAAILGEPGASSKPLTQDDIAALFEPLGKD; encoded by the coding sequence ATGAAGTCCCCAAGCCTCACCCGGCGCGATATCGAGCGCAACCTCCCCGAGCAGTTCGTCACGCGGGGGGAGGAGTATGTTCGCGAAGGCCGGGTGGAGCGGGTCCGGGCCGGCTCCGGCCCCGGGCGCTTCGAAGCGTTCGTGGCGGGAACCGAGGGCGAACCCTACAAGGTCGAGGTCCAGGTGTTTCCGGGCAACGGTGGCGCGCGGATCTACGGCAAGTGCACCTGCCCCGTGGGCGTGAATTGCAAGCATGTGGCCGCCACGCTGCTCACCGTGCTGGACAAGCCGCCACCGCGCATCGCGACCGATCCGACAGTCAATCTGATCGCGCCTCTTCAGCGCTCCATGGAGCGGGCGCCGCGCGCGCGGGAGGCGGGCAACGGCGAGCTTTCCCAGCCCTGGGTGACATGGCTCAACAAGCCGCCGAGGTCTTCGCGCCGCCCGCCGACAGGCCAGGGCGAAGCATCCGGCGCCCCAGCGCCTGTTGCCACCGTGCTCGATCTGACGGCGCCCTACCAGCGCGCCGGTGTGCGCGTGAAGCTCATGACGGCGCGGCTGCGCAAGGACGGGACCTACGGCGCGCCTGCAGCCTGGCACAACGCGCGCAATGCCATCAATTCGCCGCCGAGTTTCGTCGGTCCAGACGACCAGCGGATTCTCAAGATGCTGTTGATCGAAGGCAACGCAGCCTTCGACTCGGAAGTCGTGATTCGGGGCGGGGGCGCCGAACGGCTCCTGCCTGCTCTGCTGGCGACGGGCCGCTGTCATCTGGGTTCTGCGGACGCACCGCCACTGGCGCCTGGCGAGCCGCTGCCCGCCCGGGTGCGGTGGGTCCATGACGAAGATGGATCGCAGCGGATCGTGTGGGAGTGCGAGCTGCCGCTGGCGGCCGTGCTGCCGCTGTCCCCGCCCTGGTACGTCGACGAGACCCTCGAACGCTGCGGTCTGCTCGAGGCGCAGTGGGCGCCGGAGATCGCCTGGATGCTGTCCACCATGCCGGACGTGCCGGCAGAGGAGGTGGGCGTCGTGCGCGCGGCGCTGGAGAACCGCTTCCCCGGTCTGGGCATCCCGATGCCGGATGTCCTGCGCGAAGAGGACGTGCGGGGCATCGTGCCTCGACCCTGCCTGCGCCTGGTCACGTTGCAGGCCGTGGGGCGCGGCTACCGGGCGATCAACGAGTTCCTCAGTCTTGCCTGCCTGAGGTTCGACTACGACGGCGTGCGTGTCGGCGCCCACGATCCGGGCATCGTCCGCCAGTTCCAGGGCGGCATTCTTCGACGGATTCGCCGCGACGGGGCGGCGGAGAAGAATTTCCATGTGGAATTGCGCAGGATGGGGCTGGTTCCCGCGGCCGATCTGGGCCACGCGCTGCCCGAGGAATTCGACGCCGACTACGTGTTTCCTCACTCCGACGACTGGGTGCCGTTCGTGTGCGAACGGGTCCCGGAACTGCGCGACGACGGCTGGGTCATCGAGTTCGACGAATCGTTCGCCTACCAGCCGGTCGAGATCGAGGAATGGCATGCGGAAGTGTCGGAGTCCGGCCGTGATTGGTTCGACCTGAGCCTGGGCGTGGACGTGGAGGGCCGCCGCATGGACCTCCTGCCCATTCTGGTGACGATGCTGCGCGAACGTCCGGATCTCTTCGACAAGACGCGCGATGCGGATGCGCCGGAACACCTTGCCATCCGGCTCCAGGATGGCCGTCTGCTGCCAGTGCCGGTCGCCCGGGTGAGGCCCATCATGGCCATCCTGGACGAACTGCTCGACGCGGCTCCGTCGGGCAAGGTCCGTCTGCAAAGGCTCGACGCAGCACGCCTCAACTCGCTGGAGCAGGCGTCCGAGCTTCGCTGGCGCGGGGGCGAGGCGCTGCGTTCGTTCGGCCAGCGTCTGTCGCACTTCGATGGTGTGGTCCCGGTTTCGCCGCCCCAGGGTCTCAAGGCCGAGCTTCGTCCCTACCAGGCCGACGGCCTGGCCTGGCTGCAGTTCCTGAGGGAATACGAGGTGGCGGGTGTCCTCGCCGATGACATGGGACTCGGCAAGACGGTCCAGGCCCTCGCCCACGTGCTGGTCGAGAAGGAAGCGGGACGGCTCGACCGGCCGGCCCTGATCGTTGCGCCCACCAGCGTGGTGCCCAACTGGCGCGCCGAGGCCGCGCGTTTTGCGCCTGGATTGCGCGTGCATGTGTCGCACGGACTCAAGCGCAAGGAAGTGCTGGACCGCCTGGGCCAGTACGACCTCGTCATCACCACCTATCCGCTGCTGCCCCGCGACAAGGCGGTGCTCATGGAGCAGGAGTTCCACCTGGTGATCCTGGACGAGGCGCAGCAGATCAAGAACGCGCAGACCCAGGCAGCCGCGGTGGTCCGGTCGCTGCAGGCGCGCCACCGGCTGTGCCTCACCGGCACGCCGCTCGAGAATCATCTGGGCGAGCTCTGGTCGCTGTTCAACTTCCTCATGCCCGGGTTTCTGGGCGATGCGACATCCTTCCGCCGCAACTACCGCACACCCATCGAGAAGCACGACGACCTGCAGCGGCGTGCGGGTCTGGAACGCCGGCTGCGGCCCTTCCTGCTGCGCCGTACCAAGGAACAGGTGGCCTCCGAACTTCCGCCCAAGACGGAGATCGTGCGTCCGGTGGAACTGGGCAGCCGGCAGCGCGAACTGTACGAGACGGTGCGCGCCGCGATGGACGAGCGGGTCCGCCGCGAAATCGCGAGCCGCGGTCTTGCGCAGAGCCAGATCGTGCTGCTCGATGCCTTGCTCAAGCTGCGGCAGGTGTGCTGCGATCCACGGCTGGTGAAGCTGGATGCCGCCCGGAAGATCGAGGAGTCCGCCAAGCTGGACCTGCTGCTGGAGATGCTGGACGAACTGCTCGCGGAGGGCCGCCGCGTGCTGCTCTTCTCCCAGTTCACCGAGATGCTGGGACTCATCGAGGCGGAGTTGCGCGCTCGCGGCATCGAGCACGTGAAACTGACCGGCGACACCCAGGACCGCGCGCGGCCGGTGCAGCTCTTCCAGGAAGGCAAGGTGCCGCTCTTCCTGATCAGCCTCAAGGCAGGCGGCTCGGGCCTCAACCTGACGGCCGCGGACACCGTGATCCACTACGATCCCTGGTGGAATCCGGCCGTGGAGCGGCAGGCCACGGACCGCGCCCACCGGATCGGCCAGGAGAATCCGGTGTTCGTCTACAAGCTGATCGTGGCGGGCAGCGTGGAAGAGAAGATCGCAAGAATGCAGGCGGACAAGGCGGCGCTTGCCGCGGCCATCCTCGGCGAACCGGGCGCCAGCTCCAAGCCGCTCACGCAGGACGACATTGCAGCGCTCTTCGAACCCCTGGGAAAGGACTGA
- a CDS encoding DUF2059 domain-containing protein: protein MKRTLVTLCLTACACLAMPAWAAESLTAEKTSDIRRLMDVTGALRIGQLVSQSAVAQITQGLKNTRPDVPQEAFTIIGEEVNKVVGEEMSAKGGYIEQMIPIFHKYLTHDEIKGLLTFYTSPLGKKATSVLPMMAQEGMQVGQRWAKTLGPKLDQRLKARFAERGIKIEPAAKPAEPAAPAPVK, encoded by the coding sequence ATGAAACGAACCCTCGTCACCCTTTGCCTGACTGCATGCGCGTGCCTCGCCATGCCTGCCTGGGCCGCAGAATCGCTCACCGCTGAAAAGACGTCCGACATCCGCCGGCTGATGGACGTCACCGGCGCATTGCGCATCGGGCAGCTCGTCTCGCAGTCGGCGGTCGCCCAGATCACCCAGGGCCTCAAGAACACGCGGCCCGACGTCCCTCAGGAGGCGTTCACCATCATCGGCGAGGAGGTCAACAAGGTCGTGGGCGAGGAGATGTCCGCCAAGGGCGGCTACATCGAGCAGATGATCCCGATCTTCCACAAGTACCTCACGCACGACGAGATCAAGGGGCTGCTCACCTTCTACACGTCGCCGCTGGGGAAGAAAGCCACGTCGGTCCTGCCGATGATGGCGCAGGAAGGCATGCAGGTCGGTCAGCGCTGGGCCAAGACGCTCGGGCCCAAGCTCGATCAGCGGCTCAAGGCCCGTTTCGCCGAACGCGGCATCAAGATCGAGCCCGCCGCCAAACCCGCGGAACCTGCCGCGCCGGCACCGGTGAAATGA
- a CDS encoding NADP-dependent oxidoreductase, which yields MSKNMQVLLASRPKAAVTEANFQIVERELPVPGPGEILVRNHWLSLDPYMRGRMNASKSYAAAVEIGDVMTGGTVGEVLESNHPRVKAGDFVVGNTGWQLYAAVAGESVTRVDPQLVPLSAYLGVVGMPGATAWIGLFEHCEPIAGETVLVSAASGAVGSVVGQLAKMQGCPTVGIAGGRMKCEYVVKELGFDACIDYKAGRLYEDLRAACPAGVDCYFENVGGPTMDTVFRVLNPFSRIALCGMISDYNLEEAYGVKLMRSLLVNRVRLQGFIVSDRMDLYQRAIARLGALVSQGRIKYRESVAEGLQNAPTAFIGLLAGRNFGKQLVKLV from the coding sequence ATGAGCAAGAACATGCAGGTCCTTCTGGCGAGCCGACCCAAGGCCGCCGTCACGGAAGCGAACTTCCAGATCGTGGAGCGCGAGCTCCCGGTGCCCGGACCCGGTGAGATTCTCGTCCGCAATCACTGGCTGTCTCTCGACCCCTACATGCGCGGCCGGATGAACGCGTCGAAGTCCTACGCGGCGGCGGTGGAGATCGGCGACGTGATGACCGGCGGCACCGTCGGGGAGGTGCTCGAATCGAACCACCCTCGCGTCAAGGCAGGGGACTTCGTGGTCGGCAACACGGGCTGGCAACTCTATGCCGCCGTGGCCGGCGAGTCGGTGACCCGGGTGGATCCGCAGCTCGTTCCGCTGTCCGCGTACCTCGGGGTCGTGGGCATGCCGGGTGCCACGGCGTGGATCGGTCTGTTCGAGCACTGCGAGCCGATCGCGGGAGAGACCGTCCTCGTGTCGGCGGCGTCCGGCGCGGTCGGCAGCGTGGTCGGGCAACTCGCGAAGATGCAGGGGTGCCCGACCGTCGGCATCGCCGGCGGCCGGATGAAATGCGAATACGTGGTGAAGGAACTGGGCTTCGATGCCTGCATCGACTACAAGGCCGGCCGCCTCTACGAGGATCTCCGGGCCGCCTGCCCTGCGGGGGTGGACTGCTATTTCGAGAACGTGGGCGGGCCGACCATGGATACCGTCTTCCGCGTGCTCAATCCGTTCTCCCGCATCGCGCTGTGCGGCATGATCTCCGACTACAACCTCGAAGAGGCATACGGGGTCAAGCTGATGCGTTCGCTCCTGGTGAACCGCGTGCGTCTGCAGGGGTTCATCGTGAGCGACCGCATGGATCTCTATCAGCGCGCCATCGCCCGCCTCGGGGCGCTCGTCTCGCAGGGCAGGATCAAGTACCGGGAGAGCGTGGCCGAAGGTCTGCAGAACGCGCCCACTGCCTTCATCGGACTGCTGGCCGGACGCAACTTCGGCAAGCAGCTCGTGAAACTCGTCTGA
- a CDS encoding alpha/beta hydrolase — protein MTPLVLLPGLLCDAEVWAAQTAGLADVADCRVADLTRDDSMSGMAARVLKEAPSGRFALAGFSMGGYVAFEIMRQAPDRVMRLALLGTSARTDSGERREERRRFIELARRPRRFMPITRAMLGMLVHPSRTREEALTKPIIDMAARVGVQAYIRQQVAMLDRPDSVADLRGIRCPTLVLAGREDGRAPPAVQEEIRDGIEGAELVILENCGHMAPMERPELVNGAMRRWLSSPAGGA, from the coding sequence ATGACACCCCTGGTGCTTCTTCCCGGACTCCTCTGCGACGCCGAAGTGTGGGCCGCGCAGACCGCGGGCCTCGCCGACGTGGCCGATTGCCGGGTGGCGGACCTCACAAGGGACGATTCCATGTCCGGAATGGCCGCCCGCGTGCTGAAGGAGGCGCCGTCCGGGCGATTCGCCCTGGCGGGCTTCTCCATGGGTGGCTACGTCGCTTTCGAGATCATGCGGCAGGCCCCGGACCGGGTGATGCGGCTCGCACTGCTGGGCACGTCCGCCCGCACCGACTCCGGGGAAAGGCGGGAGGAGCGCCGGCGGTTCATCGAACTGGCACGCCGTCCCCGCCGCTTCATGCCCATCACGCGCGCCATGCTGGGCATGCTCGTGCATCCCTCCCGAACGCGGGAGGAGGCGCTGACCAAGCCGATCATCGACATGGCGGCGCGGGTAGGTGTGCAGGCCTACATCCGGCAGCAGGTCGCCATGCTGGACCGGCCCGACAGCGTCGCGGATCTGCGCGGGATCCGCTGTCCCACGCTCGTGCTGGCGGGAAGGGAAGACGGACGGGCCCCTCCCGCCGTGCAGGAAGAGATCCGCGACGGGATCGAGGGCGCGGAACTCGTCATTCTCGAAAACTGCGGACACATGGCACCCATGGAACGGCCGGAACTCGTCAACGGGGCGATGCGGCGCTGGCTGTCATCTCCGGCCGGGGGGGCTTGA
- a CDS encoding pyridoxal phosphate-dependent aminotransferase, producing MPAVSRRASELGTENAFVVLAEVNALIRSGKDVISFCIGQPDFPTPANIQDAAVTAIRGGKHGYTPSAGINELREAVVRDVRRTRGLEVDAADVVVAAGAKPFIGYSVLSVTDYGAGDEVIYPNPGFPIYESQIKANGAVPVPIHLRESRNFNFDPQELADKITPRTKLLILNSPHNPTGGIIPRGQMEAIADILRKHEQIWVFADEIYGRLVYEGEFVSIATLPGMLERTIIADGCSKTWAMTGWRLGFAVNRKLAPYFTTWITNTESCASQISQWAAVEALDGPQDDALRMRDSFLQRRDLIVRLLNQVPGVTCQNPGGAFYAWPNVTEACRMIGARDSEELRARLLHEAGVAVLADIHFGPRVPDEGQHIRFSYAASNEAIEKGVARMADFIRRNTRSTAAA from the coding sequence ATGCCGGCAGTCAGCAGACGAGCCTCGGAGCTCGGCACCGAAAACGCATTCGTGGTCCTGGCGGAGGTGAACGCCCTCATCCGCAGCGGCAAGGACGTCATCTCGTTCTGCATCGGGCAGCCGGACTTCCCCACGCCGGCCAACATCCAGGACGCCGCCGTGACCGCCATCCGCGGCGGCAAGCACGGCTACACGCCGTCGGCGGGCATCAACGAACTGCGCGAGGCCGTCGTGCGCGACGTGCGCCGCACTCGCGGGCTCGAAGTTGACGCGGCGGACGTGGTGGTCGCGGCGGGCGCCAAACCCTTCATCGGCTACTCGGTGCTGTCGGTGACCGACTACGGCGCGGGGGACGAGGTGATCTACCCCAATCCCGGTTTCCCGATCTACGAATCGCAGATCAAGGCCAACGGTGCCGTGCCCGTGCCCATTCACCTGCGCGAGTCCCGCAACTTCAACTTCGATCCGCAGGAGCTGGCCGACAAGATCACGCCGCGCACGAAGCTGCTCATCCTCAACTCCCCGCACAATCCCACGGGCGGAATCATCCCGCGCGGCCAGATGGAGGCGATCGCCGACATCCTGCGCAAGCACGAGCAGATCTGGGTCTTCGCCGACGAGATCTACGGTAGGCTCGTCTACGAAGGCGAATTCGTGTCCATCGCGACGCTCCCCGGCATGCTGGAGCGCACGATCATCGCGGACGGCTGCTCCAAGACGTGGGCCATGACCGGCTGGCGGCTGGGGTTTGCGGTGAACCGCAAGCTCGCGCCCTACTTCACGACGTGGATCACCAATACCGAGTCGTGCGCCTCGCAGATCAGCCAATGGGCGGCAGTCGAGGCGCTGGATGGTCCCCAGGACGACGCGCTGCGCATGCGCGACAGCTTTCTGCAGCGCCGCGACCTGATCGTGCGGTTGCTGAACCAGGTGCCCGGCGTCACGTGCCAGAACCCGGGCGGTGCCTTCTATGCGTGGCCCAACGTGACCGAAGCGTGCCGCATGATCGGCGCGCGCGATTCCGAGGAACTGCGCGCCCGGCTGCTGCACGAGGCCGGCGTGGCAGTGCTCGCGGACATCCACTTCGGCCCCCGCGTACCCGACGAAGGCCAGCACATCCGCTTCAGCTACGCGGCGTCCAACGAGGCCATCGAGAAGGGTGTGGCCCGGATGGCGGACTTCATCCGGCGCAACACGCGCTCGACCGCCGCGGCCTGA
- a CDS encoding META domain-containing protein, whose product MPLVLSLSLSLTGCAWWQKAMERATARDGGSLPYATLENTRWQLQSAMLGGTAVAIPRPDRYSVEFQEHHRILVRADCNRGLGAWSAEGANLSVGPVSYTRTTCAVGSLGSRFADSVRNARSWYIRDGMLFLELPGAGDVLRFAQDVPKS is encoded by the coding sequence ATGCCCCTCGTGCTCTCGCTGTCGCTTTCCCTGACCGGTTGCGCGTGGTGGCAGAAGGCGATGGAACGCGCGACGGCCAGGGACGGCGGCAGCCTTCCGTACGCGACACTCGAGAACACCCGGTGGCAGCTTCAGTCGGCCATGCTGGGCGGCACGGCCGTCGCCATACCGCGGCCGGACCGGTATTCCGTCGAGTTCCAGGAGCACCACCGCATCCTCGTGCGCGCCGACTGCAACCGTGGACTCGGTGCATGGAGCGCGGAGGGGGCGAACCTGTCCGTCGGTCCGGTGAGCTATACCCGGACCACGTGCGCGGTCGGGTCCCTGGGCAGTCGCTTCGCGGATTCGGTCCGGAATGCGCGGTCGTGGTACATCCGCGATGGAATGCTGTTCCTGGAGTTGCCGGGCGCAGGTGACGTCCTGAGGTTCGCGCAGGACGTCCCCAAGTCCTGA
- a CDS encoding TraR/DksA C4-type zinc finger protein — protein sequence MEKALAAQRRQLVTEIRTGLQESGDQSIAELAGRVHDAADEAVADVLADVSAARLDREINELRATESALTRLADGTYGDCTDCGSAIAFARLMAYPTADRCVACQTRQEQNHGKPPRL from the coding sequence CTGGAGAAGGCCCTCGCGGCACAACGACGGCAACTCGTAACGGAGATCCGCACAGGATTGCAGGAGAGCGGCGACCAGAGCATCGCTGAGCTCGCCGGACGGGTGCACGACGCCGCCGACGAGGCGGTTGCGGACGTGCTGGCCGACGTGAGCGCGGCCCGCCTGGACCGCGAGATCAACGAACTGCGTGCCACGGAATCGGCCCTGACCCGGTTGGCCGATGGGACATACGGCGACTGCACCGACTGCGGAAGCGCCATCGCCTTCGCCCGCCTGATGGCGTACCCCACGGCCGACCGGTGCGTCGCCTGTCAGACGCGGCAGGAACAGAACCACGGCAAACCCCCGCGCCTGTGA
- a CDS encoding amidohydrolase family protein, whose amino-acid sequence MQGHVRSSPLLSRVLVRFGAAALFACTVLAAFPLRAEVFDLVIEHGRVIDPESGLDAVRHVGIQGGVIRAVSENPLLGRRTIDASGLVVAPGFIDLHWHGVKPESHRYQAMDGVTASFELEVGVADVDQWYRSREGREPIHYGVAVGHIPVRMAVKGDTGEFLPSGPGAKAELTPDDLAEVLRRMDEGLRRGAVAVGLGIVYTPAANSWELLEVFRLAARHGAFTHVHVRGASSAAGAGADREAGLLEVIALSAATGAPVHVAHIQSSGQGSTSRMLQIIQDARSHGLDVTTECYPYTAGATRIESFLFDTWYERPDADYAKLQWMKTGERLTRESFRRYREQGGLVLIHANTEDVVRAAVASPLTMIASDGFDVSPGEGHPRSAGTFSRILGRYVREENLLTLPQALAKMTLEPARRLQGRVPSMRNKGRIREGADADITIFDAARIADRATYEQPDRYSEGIEYVLVEGEAVVFKGRFNENLRRGRAIRAPQR is encoded by the coding sequence ATGCAGGGCCATGTGAGGAGTTCCCCTTTGTTGAGCAGAGTTCTCGTTCGTTTCGGTGCGGCCGCGCTGTTCGCCTGCACGGTGCTGGCGGCTTTCCCGCTTCGCGCGGAGGTCTTCGATCTGGTGATCGAGCACGGCCGGGTGATCGACCCTGAATCCGGACTGGACGCCGTGCGGCACGTCGGCATTCAGGGCGGTGTCATCCGTGCCGTGAGCGAGAACCCCCTGCTCGGCAGGCGCACCATCGACGCATCGGGGCTCGTGGTGGCGCCGGGTTTCATCGATCTGCACTGGCACGGGGTCAAGCCCGAGTCGCACCGCTATCAGGCCATGGACGGTGTCACCGCGTCGTTCGAACTCGAAGTGGGCGTGGCCGACGTGGACCAGTGGTATCGCAGCCGCGAAGGCCGGGAACCCATCCACTATGGCGTTGCCGTCGGGCACATACCGGTGCGGATGGCCGTGAAGGGCGACACCGGTGAATTCCTGCCGAGCGGTCCCGGTGCCAAGGCGGAGTTGACGCCCGACGATCTGGCCGAGGTGCTTCGCCGCATGGACGAGGGCCTGCGGCGAGGCGCCGTCGCCGTGGGGCTGGGCATCGTCTACACGCCCGCGGCGAATTCCTGGGAACTGCTGGAAGTCTTCCGGCTCGCGGCCCGCCACGGGGCCTTCACGCACGTCCACGTGCGCGGCGCATCCAGCGCGGCGGGCGCCGGGGCGGACCGGGAGGCGGGTCTGCTGGAGGTGATCGCCCTGTCGGCTGCCACCGGGGCGCCCGTTCACGTCGCGCACATCCAGAGCAGCGGTCAGGGGTCGACGTCCCGCATGCTGCAGATCATCCAGGACGCGCGTTCGCACGGACTGGACGTGACGACGGAGTGCTACCCGTATACCGCCGGGGCGACACGGATCGAATCCTTCCTGTTCGACACCTGGTACGAGCGGCCCGATGCGGACTATGCCAAGCTCCAGTGGATGAAGACGGGCGAGCGGCTCACGCGGGAATCGTTCCGGCGCTATCGCGAACAGGGAGGCCTGGTGCTGATCCACGCCAATACCGAGGACGTCGTGCGGGCTGCCGTCGCGAGCCCCCTGACGATGATCGCGAGCGACGGCTTCGACGTGTCGCCGGGCGAGGGGCATCCGCGGTCGGCAGGGACCTTCTCGCGGATCCTCGGGCGCTACGTGCGCGAGGAAAACCTGCTGACTCTTCCCCAGGCGCTCGCCAAGATGACGCTGGAGCCTGCGCGGCGGTTGCAGGGCCGGGTCCCCAGCATGCGGAACAAGGGCCGCATCCGGGAGGGCGCCGACGCCGACATCACGATCTTCGACGCGGCACGGATTGCCGACCGCGCGACTTACGAGCAGCCGGACCGCTATTCGGAAGGCATCGAGTACGTGCTGGTGGAAGGCGAGGCCGTCGTCTTCAAGGGCCGGTTCAACGAGAACCTTCGCCGCGGGCGCGCGATCCGGGCACCGCAGCGATGA
- a CDS encoding TIGR03088 family PEP-CTERM/XrtA system glycosyltransferase, with amino-acid sequence MSDSPEQSSRDPRPLVAHVIHRLSVGGLENGLVNLINRLPESGWRHAIVCIEDYTDFSARIRRSDVRLFAMNRSSQGVRRMRWSLFRLFRSLRPDIVHTRNMSALDALLPAMLAGVRHRVHGEHGRDADDPNGENRKNILLRKLHRPLIGHYITVSRDLQRYLVDRIAVPPERITQIYNGVDTTRFSPAGPSLLPVAPEGFDVHGRMVIGTVGRMDPVKDQVSLLRAAARLLSAHPDWRSRLRVMIVGDGSLMNDLRVLAQSLGIGSLVWFPGATDRVADALRSLDVFVLPSLGEGISNTILESMATGLPIVATRVGGNPELVEEGRFGHLYPATDETRLAELLESYLADEQLRRTHGAAARDAALARFSLDAMMQGYSGVYRRCL; translated from the coding sequence ATGAGCGATTCGCCGGAGCAGTCGTCGCGAGACCCACGTCCCCTGGTCGCGCACGTGATCCACAGGCTTTCGGTGGGCGGGCTCGAGAACGGGCTCGTCAATCTCATCAACCGCCTGCCGGAGTCCGGCTGGCGGCACGCGATCGTCTGCATCGAGGACTACACCGACTTCAGCGCGCGCATCCGGCGCAGCGACGTCCGGCTGTTCGCGATGAATCGCAGTTCGCAGGGCGTGAGAAGGATGCGCTGGTCGCTGTTCAGGCTGTTCCGCAGCCTGCGTCCGGACATCGTGCACACCCGCAACATGTCGGCTCTCGACGCGCTGCTTCCCGCCATGCTCGCGGGTGTGCGCCATCGCGTCCACGGCGAGCACGGGCGCGATGCCGACGATCCGAACGGCGAGAACCGCAAGAACATCCTGCTGCGCAAGCTGCATCGCCCGCTGATCGGGCACTACATCACGGTCTCCCGCGATCTGCAGCGCTATCTCGTCGACCGGATCGCCGTTCCCCCCGAGCGCATCACGCAGATCTACAACGGTGTGGACACCACTCGCTTTTCGCCCGCGGGCCCTTCCTTGCTGCCGGTCGCCCCCGAAGGTTTCGATGTGCACGGACGCATGGTCATCGGAACCGTCGGACGCATGGACCCGGTCAAGGATCAGGTCTCCCTCCTGCGGGCCGCGGCGCGGCTTCTTTCGGCCCATCCGGACTGGCGCAGCCGGCTGCGGGTGATGATCGTCGGAGATGGATCGCTCATGAACGACCTCCGCGTGCTCGCGCAGTCGTTGGGCATCGGGTCGCTGGTCTGGTTTCCCGGCGCCACCGACCGCGTGGCCGACGCTCTGCGGTCCCTGGACGTCTTCGTGCTCCCCTCTCTCGGCGAAGGCATCTCCAACACCATCCTGGAGTCGATGGCCACCGGCCTGCCCATCGTCGCCACGCGGGTCGGAGGCAATCCCGAACTGGTGGAGGAGGGACGCTTCGGTCATCTGTATCCGGCCACGGACGAAACGCGGCTGGCGGAACTTCTGGAAAGCTACCTCGCGGACGAGCAACTGCGCCGCACGCATGGCGCTGCAGCGCGCGACGCGGCACTCGCCCGGTTCAGTCTGGACGCGATGATGCAAGGCTACAGCGGCGTCTATCGCCGCTGCCTCTGA